The proteins below are encoded in one region of Leucoraja erinacea ecotype New England chromosome 26, Leri_hhj_1, whole genome shotgun sequence:
- the LOC129709727 gene encoding uncharacterized protein LOC129709727, translating to MQLQTDVHLALGEPHAVFNKHQTSYPEAFTTRGGDFNKANLMKSLPNFHQHVSCSTRGPNTLDHCYTTIKDAYRSIPCPHFGKYDHTAVLLLPAYRQQLKSALPEVRTVQSWSGEAEEQLQDCLESVDWAMFRDSATDLNEYATVATEFIKKCVEDCIPTKTFRVFPNQKPWMNHEIRILLKTRSRAFRSGDKRSTRRPDMTLVRPSKRPQGTCSKLGDETDVRQLWRGLNAYKAKSGGSSNVSEASLPDELNAFYARFDRENTDVPS from the exons ATGCAACTGCAG ACAgatgtccatctggcactgggggagcCACACGCCGTGTTTAACaagcaccagacgtcttaccccgaggcatttaccaccagaGGCGGggatttcaacaaagccaaccttatgaaatcgctccctaacttccaccaacatgtctcctgtagcaccagaggaccaaacaccctcgaccactgctacacgaccatcaaggatgcctatcgctctatcccttgccctcacttcggtaaatacgaccatactgcggtgctgcttcttcctgcctacaggcagcaattgaagagcgcactcccagaggtgaggactgtacagagctggtcgggggaggcagaggaacaactccaggactgtttggagtctgtagactgggcaatgttcagggactcggcaacggacctgaatgaatacgccacagttgcTACAgaattcataaagaaatgtgtggaggactgcatcccaacaaaaaccttccgagtgtttcctaaccagaagccttggatgaaccatgagatccgcattcttctgaagaccagatcccgggcattcagatcTGGAGATaagaggtctacaagaagaccAGATATgacattggtaaggccatcaaaaaggccacaagggacctgctccaagctgggggatgagacggatgttcggcaactgtggagggGCTTGAATGCCTACAAGGCGaagtcaggaggcagctcaaatgtcagcgaagcatcactccctgacgagctcaatgcattttacgcacgctttgatagggaaaacactgatgtgccttcctga